GTTGTGGGCGGTCCTGATCCTCACCGCTCACCTGGACTGCCCGCTGACGTGGCTGGAGCGCCGTGCCCGCACCGCCGCCGGGATGGCCTCGCTGCCGCCGGAGGGGTTCATCGCCCACTATCTGACCGGAGTCCTCTATCCCGCCACGTGGGTCGCAGCGGTCGAGGGTGCGGTGCTGGCGGCCGTCGGCTGCTCCTGGGTGCTCTACAGGCGGGCCGCACTGCGGCGCCGGCGATACGGTGGTGCTCATGCGGGCGCTGATCATCGTCGACGTGCAGAACGACTTCTGTGACGGGGGCGCGCTGCCGGTGACCGGCGCCGGCACGGTCGCCTACGACATCACCCGCTATCTGGACAGCGCAGCCGCCCGGGAGCGCTACGACCACGTGGTGGCGACCAAGGATTGGCACATCGACCCCGGCGACCATTTCTCACCGCGCCCGGACAACGTGACGTCCTGGCCGCCGCACTGCCGCGCCGGAACGGCCGGCGCGGAATTTCCTTCGGCACTGAGCACCGAGCGGATCGACGCGGTCTTCAAAAAGGGCCAATACGACGCCGGATACAGCGGATTCGACGGCGTCGACGACGACGACACCGCCCTGGGCGACTGGCTGCACCGACGCGGCGTGGACAGCGTCGACGTGGTCGGTGTCGCCACCGACTACTGTGTGCGCCACACCGCCGAGGACGCGATCCGCGCGGGGTTTTCCACCACGGTGCTGGCGCAGTTGACCGCGGGTGTGGCCGCCGACTCGACGGCCGCGGCGGTGGCGGCGATGCGCAGCGCCGGTGTCGCTGTTCTGGAGGCAGCCTGATGACCGACCCGATAGCGCAAGATCTGCTGGCCACGGTCGAGCAGTCGCCGGCCGCGGCGGCCGCGCACGACCGAGCCGGCTGGGTAGGCCTTTTCAGCGCCATCGGTGCGGTGGAGGACCCGGTGGGATCGCGCCCGCACGTCGGTTCCGAGCAGATCGGCCGGTTCTACGACACGTTCATCGGGCCGCGCGACATCACCTTCCATCGCGACCTGGACATCGTGCACGGCACGACGGTCATCCGGGACCTGC
This is a stretch of genomic DNA from Mycolicibacter terrae. It encodes these proteins:
- a CDS encoding DUF2784 domain-containing protein, with amino-acid sequence MYQIAVVLIVALHLVFVGYVVAGGFLALRWRRTIWLHVPAVLWAVLILTAHLDCPLTWLERRARTAAGMASLPPEGFIAHYLTGVLYPATWVAAVEGAVLAAVGCSWVLYRRAALRRRRYGGAHAGADHRRRAERLL
- a CDS encoding isochorismatase family protein, coding for MRALIIVDVQNDFCDGGALPVTGAGTVAYDITRYLDSAAARERYDHVVATKDWHIDPGDHFSPRPDNVTSWPPHCRAGTAGAEFPSALSTERIDAVFKKGQYDAGYSGFDGVDDDDTALGDWLHRRGVDSVDVVGVATDYCVRHTAEDAIRAGFSTTVLAQLTAGVAADSTAAAVAAMRSAGVAVLEAA